The following DNA comes from Miscanthus floridulus cultivar M001 chromosome 5, ASM1932011v1, whole genome shotgun sequence.
CAGCCACGAATGCTGGTGCACACGCCGTCCTGTCTCGTGGGACTGATCGGTTTCTTCTATTCTAATTGCCGGCTTTGATCGATTCGGCGAGCGGGTACCACGTCGTCGTTCGACCATGTGACGCAGGTGTGACCTTTTCCACCGCCGCCGTTCCCGATCGCAACGTACGGTCGGGCCGGAAAAAGGCACGCCGGCCATGGCCAAAACGTGAGACGCGTGCGTGCTCCAAGACTGTTTTGGGTGGTGTGATCATGTGAGGAAATTCTACTACGGGCAGTGGGAGTGTTTAGATTCTTTGTAAAGAAGGATACGCTAAAAAGCGACTTTCGATCTCTCACTATCTCAAATTTACCTTTTCGATGGAATATGTTCGAGTAGGAAACAACATCCATGGTGCTCATTCCTGCATTTGGCATGGGATCAAATAATCAAGTTCCATGTTGGTTTCAATCCACCCGATCTGACCAGTTTACAGCAAATATAATATACCTCGATCAACCAAAAAATAAGCCTCGCTAAACTAACCTGATTCTAAACAACCCAATTATATGTACGGCGGCCTAATCCTCTCCACCACCTCCACGTACGGATGGGAATGGGATCAGCGGGACGAGGAACCGACGGCGAGGTGGCTGTGCGCGTCGAGCGGCACGAACGCGAGCGCGAGGAGCAAGGCCAGCAGGCCCACgggcaccagcagcagcaggaacGGCGGCGGCGACAGCGGTGGCAGCACGAGCGGGAGGAACGCCAGCGACATGGCCACGAACAGGAACACCAGCACCAGCTCCGCGGTGAAGTAGACCGGCGGCGTGGGCGGCACCGGCACCGGTGCCCCCGTTCCCTGCTGCGGCCGGCCGCGGTGCTGCTGCTTTTGTTGGTCGACCGCACCGTGCATTGCGCCGCCCCGGCGGTGAGGGTGAGGATCGCCTCTCCTCGCCGGCCTCCGGTCCATGGCGAACGGATGAGGCTGTACCGCGGCTGGTGCTTGCTGCGACGGGATCAAGAACCAGAGTTGAACCTCAGAGCTGCCGGCCACAAAGCTCATTCAGGATTTCAGACAGCGAGTTGATCTCTCAGAGAGCTTTTTCTCCGATCAGCAGGTGAAGGGAAACCAGTAGATAGACTAGCTAGTCCAAGAATAAGAAGGGAAGGCTGCCAAAGAACGGGAGCTCGGTAATATACAAGTCGGGCGGCTGCTTGGTTGCTTGCTAAGCAGACGCAGACGCAGACACAGACGCAGCAGGTTCGTTGAACGACGCGGCGGAGTCATGGCTTAGTAGGAGCAGAGCATGTGCGTTTTTTCGCTCGGCGAAGCGGCACATTTTGACCGGAGCTGTACCCGCGGAACCTCGTATTCCATGAACCGTCAGACGCCACTGGGTCGTCGTGGCCGTACGGCGGGTTGTGTTGTGTGAGACTGAGACGACAGGGAGGCTTGGGGGTCACGAGGGGTTGCCcgagagattttttttttaatttaacacTTTTTTGAAACTAATTTCAAATCTAACTAGGtcgtttttttaaataaaaactaacacttttggccgcgcttattgccctggcgcggtcaaatgcctgtgccgcgtcatgcatggtggcgcgacagatggttgacgtggcggcgaccggagtCGCTGACCGCtaacggggcagggcctgccgcgccaccgatcttggcgcggcactgactCGTTTCCTggtccgtggcgcggcagagccgaataaaactgACTGCCGCTACCCGCTTCCGCCAATGGCCGAGCAGCCGCCGTTGCccgagcagcgcagcaaggccgcctggccACCGCGTCCGCCTGCGCCAGCCCGCCGCTGAGCACGCCGGCCGCTGCCGCCGAGCACAGCACAGCCGCCAAGCCCCCACGCTGGCGCGCCACtcctccggccacgcacggcggctgcccgctGAGGACTacgcccgcgcctcccggcccAGTCTAGCGtgctgcagcgaggtactcccctaataggtagtaaaattattaaagtatagttagtagaaTTAGTAAAGttatttagtttagttagtataggtaatatagtaagttagtataggtagtaaagttaggtagtttagttagtatagttattgagtctagttatatattggatttagtctaattagttgttgtagttagccttgtatagatgttaatattagattagttagtacagttatagttagaatatgtattaatattactatggacattacgtacgacgatttcgacgacatgatgaagttttttttaatgcttttgcagatggattgttgtgttagagttttgtatggagAAAGTGTTAGGTGGGAAGAtgatatgtttgaggatatggaagaagaattggaatggtttgatgaacctcctagcttcaatgacctttgtgtccgtttgaatgcaaagtttgacggtgatttcacactgaaggagaGGTTTAATACTGGGAAGACCAGGGCACGCTATGTCCTCATGctcttgcgcgaccctgctcactggtcccgctacactaggttctccaaggttccaatgtgcacatggctgaggtggtggtacGAAATGGGTACAGGATGTAGAGTGTTCAGGACAGcccgtccattgacggtgttggaggcaatgagcaagaattgggggtcgaaggggaagcaactcagggtaacatgaATTTAGATGGTCAGTTGACGCAGttgcagtttcattcaactgcagtaggttgtataagcaatgacttcgatgtgaatgatttcaaacaggaagaggaggagcaggaggaggaggtcaggatcggtgatgtagttagtagTGATTCGGACggttctgatgatgaccaagga
Coding sequences within:
- the LOC136453855 gene encoding uncharacterized protein — protein: MSFVAGSSEVQLWFLIPSQQAPAAVQPHPFAMDRRPARRGDPHPHRRGGAMHGAVDQQKQQHRGRPQQGTGAPVPVPPTPPVYFTAELVLVFLFVAMSLAFLPLVLPPLSPPPFLLLLVPVGLLALLLALAFVPLDAHSHLAVGSSSR